A part of Anabas testudineus chromosome 9, fAnaTes1.2, whole genome shotgun sequence genomic DNA contains:
- the polr3d gene encoding DNA-directed RNA polymerase III subunit RPC4 yields the protein MADSGSGDPSGQRVPTPGGSAVGLLMGRRPSANISPGRLPSMRSRDLTLGGVKKKTFTPNIIGRKVKDEAKVESGQRSERKDADRGRGARGRGRGRGRGELIQSHSIFEQGPAEMMLKKRGGYESERDAPSMGPSPIINIKKEKRETEEETKEILRSLDRDNFIDDPFLRSEQRSCPVQLPLAVSGWGFKEEFSKAALKIEKVEDDCEPMDSAIEVKQEPEEIEIKKSEAAFRPPPLPEPEVLPDLMHRWSLSKGEELFFMQLPDSLPGQPPTKEHRLVKTEVQSEDGQSVLLKTESQEEEAEDNSCNLKDLREGLVGKMLVRKSGRVQLILGQVILDVSLGTSCSFLQELVSVGTEGRTGDLTVLGKIKHKMVCSPDFEALLQSSA from the exons ATGGCTGATTCAGGCTCAGGTGACCCCAGTGGTCAACGCGTGCCAACTCCTGGAGGTAGCGCTGTTGGACTGCTGATGGGCCGTCGACCATCAGCGAACATCTCTCCCGGTCGTCTCCCCTCAATGCGTTCAAGAGACCTCACCCTGGGGGGAGTGAAAAAG aaAACGTTTACACCCAACATTATTGGGCGAAAAGTCAAAGACGA AGCCAAAGTTGAAAGTGGCCAGAGATCAGAGAGGAAAGATGCAGATCGAGGTCGAGGTGCAAGAGGGAGAGGCAGGGGCCGAGGTCGCGGAGAGCTCATCCAGTCCCACTCTATTTTTGAACAGGGGCCTGCGGAAATGATGCTGAAAAAGAGAG GTGGCtatgagagtgagagagatgcTCCAAGCATGGGACCTTCACCCATCATCAATattaaaaaggagaagagggagactGAGGAAGAGACCAAAGAGATCCTACGCAGTCTTGATCGAGACAAT TTTATAGATGATCCCTTCCTGAGGAGTGAGCAGAGGAGTTGCCCTGTTCAGCTTCCCCTCGCTGTGTCAGGATGGGGATTCAAGGAGGAATTCAGTAAAGCTGCTCTTAAAATTGAGAAGGTAGAGGACGACTGTGAGCCCATGGATTCTGCAATTGAAG TCAAACAGGAGCCAGaggaaatagaaataaagaagtcGGAGGCAGCTTTTaggcctcctcctctccctgaACCTGAAGTTCTACCTGATCTGATGCATAGATGGAGTCTGAGCAAAGGGGAGGAGCTGTTCTTCATGCAGCTGCCCGACTCTCTGCCTGGCCAACCTCCTACTAAAGAGCACAGGCTGGTGAAAACGGAAGTTCAGTCAGAGGACGGACAGTCTGTTCTGCTGAAAACAGAGTCTCAG gaagaggaagctgAAGACAACAGCTGCAATCTGAAAGACCTGCGGGAGGGTCTTGTAGGAAAGATGCTGGTGCGGAAGTCTGGCCGAGTACAGCTCATACTAGGACAAGTGATACTTGATGTATCACTCGGAACATCCTGCTCTTTCCTTCAG gaGCTGGTCTCTGTTGGTACAGAGGGAAGAACAGGTGATTTGACTGTATTGGggaaaatcaaacacaaaatggTTTGCTCCCCAGACTTTGAGGCTCTTCTACAGAGCAGTGCTTGA
- the gpat4 gene encoding glycerol-3-phosphate acyltransferase 4, whose translation MELSFNPFDSLVCILLGISFTVWFTLLLVFIIVPAIFGVSFGIRRLYMKTLLKVFEWATLRIERGAKEKNHHLYKPYSNAIIAKEPTSLEEEIKEIRRSGSNRDLDSASEFEMSDIFYFARRGVESIMDDEVTKRFSAEELESWNLLTRSNNNFHYISLRLTVLWGLGLLIRYGFLLPLRVTLAVTGVSLLVILTSVIGLLPNGRMKNFLSEKVHLMCYRICVRALTAIITYHDSENKPKNGGICVANHTSPIDVIILASDGCYAMVGQIHGGLMGVIQRSMVKACPHIWFERSEVKDRHLVAKRLSDHVEDKSKLPILIFPEGTCINNTSVMMFKKGSFEIGATVYPVAIKYDPRFGDAFWNSSKFGMVNYLLRMMSSWAIVCSVWYLPPMSREEGEDAVQFANRVKAAIARQGGLVDLLWDGGLKRAKVKDTFKEEQQKLYSKMLVGTQEDRSRS comes from the exons ATGGAGCTGTCCTTCAACCCTTTTGACAGCTTAGTGTGTATCCTGCTGGGAATCTCCTTCACAGTATGGTTCACCCTTCTTCTGGTCTTCATTATTGTACCTGCCATTTTTGGGGTGTCCTTTGGCATCCGACGCCtttacatgaaaacactgttaaagGTTTTTGAG TGGGCAACCCTTAGGATAGAGCGAGGAGCGAAAGAAAAGAATCACCACCTGTACAAACCCTACTCAAATG CTATCATCGCTAAGGAGCCCACCTCCTTGGAGGAGGAGATAAAGGAGATCCGAAGGAGTGGCAGCAACAGAGACCTGGACTCAGCATCTGAGTTTGAGATGTCTGACATCTTCTATTTTGCTCGTCGAGGAGTAGAGAGCATCATGGACGATGAGGTGACAAAGCGGTTCTCAGCCGAGGAACTGGAGTCCTGGAATCTGCTGACCCGCAGCAACAACAACTTCCACTACATCAGTCTGAGGCTGACCGTCCTATGGGGGCTGGGTCTGTTGATCCGCTACGGCTTCCTGCTACCTCTCAG GGTAACTCTTGCTGTCACTGGTGTAAGCCTCCTTGTGATCCTCACCTCTGTTATTGGGCTGCTGCCGAATGGAAG GATGAAAAACTTCCTGAGTGAGAAAGTCCATTTGATGTGCTACAGAATATGTGTCAGAGCTCTGACAGCCATTATAACCTACCATGACAG TGAGAATAAACCCAAGAATGGAGGCATCTGTGTTGCCAACCACACCTCGCCTATTGATGTCATCATCCTGGCCAGCGATGGCTGCTATGCTATG gTTGGGCAAATTCATGGTGGGTTGATGGGGGTCATTCAAAGATCCATGGTAAAGGCCTGCCCACACATTTGGTTTGAACGCTCAGAAGTCAAAGACAGACATCTAGTGGCCAAAAG ACTGAGCGACCACGTGGAAGATAAATCTAAACTGCCCATTCTCATTTTCCCAGAAG GGACATGCATTAACAATACATCAGTTATGATGTTCAAGAAGGGCAGTTTTGAGATTGGTGCCACAGTCTATCCTGTGGCTATTAAG TATGATCCCCGATTTGGAGATGCCTTCTGGAATAGCAGCAAGTTTGGCATGGTCAACTATCTGTTACGAATGATGAGCAGCTGGGCCATCGTCTGTAGCGTGTGGTACCTTCCTCCTATGTCTAGAGAG GAGGGGGAAGATGCTGTACAGTTTGCCAATCGTGTAAAGGCAGCCATAGCCAGGCAAGGGGGACTTGTCGATCTCCTGTG GGATGGAGGACTGAAGCGAGCAAAAGTAAAAGATACATTTAAAGAAGAGCAGCAGAAGCTGTACAGTAAAATGCTAGTTGGCACCCAAGAGGACCGCAGTCGCTCCTGA